In Cutaneotrichosporon cavernicola HIS019 DNA, chromosome: 1, one DNA window encodes the following:
- a CDS encoding uncharacterized protein (Regulatory subunit of the dimeric UBA3-ULA1 E1 enzyme), whose product MATRGRDPPSSPSAPSRPPKIAKMDDAVDISEATTAIAVGSGTSSRNTPVPPGRPDAKARRYDRQLRLWASAGQRSLESARILLVGHDAVGCQAIKNLVLPGIQHFTILSDATTAATDVASNFFLEPTSIGHPIAKEEVRFLCELNPAVTGEARVADPVALLDTDPAFFLSYTLIITSNIPPALEDRIADLLWQTSSTPEKPDIPLMSIRTSGLTGRLQIQVREHCVVDTHPDTTHTLRIDAPFPALEEYARGLDLESMEVHVHSHIPWVVLLVRATSQWKESHNGNLPTSKEDKEAFKKLLNSWRMKYDEENFDEAVGQAYRASVPSELPYDVAELINDPAVVSISMSSKNLHILLHTLRRFMDTPPKLPPVAPSLPDMHSSTESYVNVQQLYKQAFQEDLAMFSSLLGGVLREIGLHDDAVPEAEVESFVKNVGGVAIVKGTSLLAAKEYQGGMKERIEEDFPFGEGEELMPSYGSEISIVLAILASEHFYKAFGHWPGAKDSDMALDVAEVERFARKALVTVHADTGEELPTKLTNAIGEVVRGGFLTPPNTAAFMGGIVGQEAIKLVTNQYQPLDNTVAVDLVKSGIEKFKL is encoded by the exons aTGGCCACGCGTGGTCGCGacccgccttcctcgccttccgCCCCCAGCCGTCCACCAAAGATTGCCAAGATggacgacgcggtcgacATCTCCGAGGCGACCACTGCGATCGCAGTGGGCTCGgggacctcgtcgcgcaacACGCCCGTACCCCC GGGACGGCCTGACGCCAAGGCGCGCCGATACGACCGCCAGCTCCG CCTGTGGGCGTCGGCCGGCCAACGCTCCCTCGAGTCGGCACGTATCCTCCTGGTCGGACACGACGCTGTTGGGTGCCAGGCGATCAAGAACCTCGTGTTACCTG gtATTCAGCACTTTACCATCCTCTCAGACGCCACTACGGCTGCCACTGACGTCGCGTCCAACTTCTTCCTGGAGCCGACGTCTATCGGGCACCCCattgccaaggaggaggtccG cttCCTTTGCGAGCTGAACCCCGCCGTCACAGGCGAGGCGCGTGTTGCAGACCCAGTCGCGCTGCTTGATACGGACCCAGCATTCTTCCTCTCCTACAccctcatcatcacctCCAACATCCCACCAGCGCTGGAGGACCGTATTGCCGACCTGCTTTGGCAGA CATCATCGACACCCGAGAAGCCCGACATCCCGTTGATGTCGATCCGCACTTCGGGTCTGACGGGCCGCCTCCAGATCCAAGTCCGCGAGCATTGCG TCGTTGACACTCACCCGGACACCACGCACACACTGCGTATCGATGCGCCGTTTCCGGCCCTCGAGGAGTacgcgcgcggcctcgacctcgagtcGATGGAGGTGCACGTGCACTCGCACATCCCGTGGGTTGTGCTGCTCGTTcgcgcgacgagccagTGGAAGGAGAGC caCAACGGCAACCTGCCCACAAGCAAGGAGGACAAAGAGGCATTCAAGAAGCTGCTGAACAGCTGGCGCATGAAATATGACGAGGAGAACTTTGACGAGGCTGTCGGGCAAGCATACCGCGCGTCTGTTCCATCAGAGCTCCCGTACGACGTTGCAGAGCTTATCAACGACCCTGCGGTCGTCAGCATCTCCATGAGT TCGAAGAATCTTCACATCCTCCTGCACACTCTCCGCCGCTTCATGGACACGCCTCCGAAGCTCCCACCTGtcgcgccgtcgctgccCGACATGCACTCGTCGACCGAGTCGTACGTAAATGTGCAGCAGCTGTACAAGCAGGCATTCCAGGAGGACCTGGCCATGTTCTCCTCCCTGCTCGGTGGCGTGCTCAGGGAGATTGGGCTTCATGACGACGCGGTTCCCGAAGCCGAGGTTGAGTCGTTCGTCAAGaatgtcggcggcgtcgctATCGTCAAGGGCACCTCGCTCCTTGCGGCCAAGGAGTACCAGGGGGGGATGAAGGAGCGCATCG AGGAGGACTTCCCGTTCggtgagggggaggaaCTGATGCCCAGCTACGGCTCGGAGATCAGCATCGTGCTTGCGATCCTGGCATCGGAGCATTTCTACAAGGCGTTCGGGCACTGGCCCGGTGCCAAAGACAGCGACATGGCACTGGACgtggccgaggtcgagcgctTCGCGCGCAAGGCCCTGGTGACGGTACACGCGGACACGGGGGAAGAGCTGCCGACCAAGCTGACCAACGCCATCGGGGAGGT cgtGCGTGGCGGGTTCCTCACGCCCCCGAACACAGCCGCGTTTATGGGCGGTATCGTGGGACAGGAGGCGATCAAGCTCGTGACGAACCAGTACCAGCCGCTTGACAACACGGTCGCCGTGGACCTGGTCAAGAGCGGTATCGAGAAGTTTAAGCTGTAG
- a CDS encoding uncharacterized protein (Cleavage and polyadenylation factor 2 C-terminal), producing the protein MITLTPLSSSASSSSASEPVAYFLELDDARILLDMGQRDYRASLEQDNWEYEDKIKELAPTLSLVLLSHSPSTYLGLYPYARAHWGLKCPVYATQPTVEMGRVVCLSEAESWRSECPVEEADGEEDTAIIAKGSNPPRGRYVPTVEEIHEAFNHIKAIRYNQPLHLGGDLSHLLVTPFPSGHVLGGTLFKIRSPTSGTVLYAVGMNHTGERHIDGMVTGQGGLAGYAEDIRRPDLLIVEGDRALVTNPKRRDRETAILDVITNTLQSGHSVLMPSDPSPRLLELLVLLDQHWSFKINPTGKPDPGPASASGWKFPLCVVSRTAQDMVNFARSLIEWMGGVVRESSADDVMGVQAGRGRKRRARQIAVGSEYGALDFNHVDFFSSLDMLLLKHPVNEPKLVIAVPITMSHGPSRFLFTIMASKPGNVVLLTNRGEDNTLARELYELWESEQTEDAKWGHGKIGKVIAIPGPLKFEMDERIPLSGEELEEYEEKERQKKEREAAQQAALDRSTRMLEADDLESDSDSDSEDEGAGGLLTARTEGANAIAGDSEDVRTMSFDIFVKGQQTRVGRGVAGEMARFRMFPFLAKARRVDSYGEGLDIGQWVRKGREIEEDGETEEVRDAKRRKLEEEEKAAVPPEPPSKFISNNVTLQPRASVDYVDMDGMHDGQAIKTIIADLQPRKLVLVKSNKASTEALLEFFKSTPSITREVFYPDTNESVRIGEHVQSFSLQLGDSISALLSGKWSKFEGYEVAMVDGKLAYASGSTVPLLEAPSVELPPMAEVKEEPEAEAVAMAEVEAEAEAEAEAEAEAEAEAEAEAPIEAAEAAEDIVMEEGKPDIVTDEPATMADEETAADEAVIKAEPIEVQLEVEVAQKPVPTGPASLPGSLFIGDLRLLALKNRLAGQKIDAQFAGEGVLVCGSDKGSMVVVRKLGAGQIVLEGAVSRTYFAVRKELYGSYAQVTAM; encoded by the exons ATGATTACACTCACTCCGCTGTCTTCGTCCGCATCGTCGTCTTCGGCCTCGGAGCCCGTTGCCTacttcctcgagctcgacgatgcccgcatcctcctcgacatggGCCAACGCGACTACCGTGCCAGCCTTGAGCAGGACAACTGGGAATACGAAGACAAGATCAAGGA ACTTGCGCCGACGCTCTCCCTGGTCCTCCTCTCACACTCACCATCGACATACCTTGGGTTGTACCCGTATGCGCGGGCACACTGGGGCCTCAAATGCCCTGTATACGCAACACAGCCCACTGTTGAGATGGGCCGAGTGGTGTGCTTATCAGAGGCTGAGAGTTGGCGGTCAGAATGCCCggtcgaggaagcggatggcgaggaggacaccGCCATCATCGCAAAAGGCTCCAACCCACCGCGCGGTCGTTACGTCCCCACCGTTGAGGAGATCCACGAGGCGTTCAACCACATCAAGGCTATCCGCTACAATCAGCCATTGCACTTGGGAG gcgACTTATCCCATTTGCTGGTGACGCCATTCCCGTCTGGACATGTGCTCGGAGGAACGCTCTTCAAGATCCGCTCTCCGACCTCCGGTACCGTGCTGTACGCTGTGGGCATGAACCACACTGGCGAGCGTCACATCGACGGCATGGTAACAG ggCAAGGAGGCTTGGCAGGATACGCAGAAGATATCCGGCGACCTGatctcctcatcgtcgagggcgaccgCGCGCTCGTCACAAACCCGAAacgccgcgaccgcgagaCTGCCATACTTG ACGTGATCACCAACACGCTCCAGTCGGGGCACTCGGTCCTGATGCCGAGCGACCCCTCGCCACGtcttcttgagctgctGGTTCTACTTGACCAGCACTGGTCGTTCAAGATCAACCCCACTGGCAAGCCGGATCCAGGGCCAGCATCAGCCTCTGGTTGGAAGTTCCCACTCTGTGTCGTTAGCAGAACTGCACAGGACATGGTCAACTTTGCCCGCAGCTTGATCGAATGGATGGGCGGTGTTGTCCGCGAGTCGTCCGCTGATGATGTGATGGGCGTGCAAGCGGGACGGGGGAGGAAACGCAGGGCTCGCCAGATCGCCGTGGGTTCCGAGTACGGCGCTCTCGACTTCAA CCACGTCGACTTCTTCTCATCCCTTGACATGCTCCTGCTCAAGCACCCAGTAAACGAGCCGAAGCTCGTGATCGCTGTGCCCATCACGATGTCGCATGGCCCTTCTCGATTCCTCTTCACCATCATGGCCAGCAAGCCAGGGAATGTGGTGCTGCTCACCAaccgcggcgaggacaacACTCTTGCGCGGGAGTTGTACGAGCTGTGGGAGAGCGAGCAGACGGAGGATGCCAAGTGGGGGCACGGCAAGATCGGTAAAGTCATCGCCATTCCCGGGCCGCTCAAGttcgagatggacgagagAATTCCGCtcagcggcgaggagctggaggagtatgaggagaaggagcggcagaagaaggagcgcgaggcggcgcagcaggcggcgctggaTCGCTCAACGCGCatgctcgaggccgacgacctcgagtcTGACTCggacagcgacagcgaggacgagggcgcgggcggccTACTGACGGCGCGCACCGAGGGCGCAAACGCGATCGCtggcgacagcgaggacgtGCGTACCATGTCGTTTGACATTTTCGTCAAGGGCCAGCAGACGCGTGTGGGCCGTGGTGTCGCCGGCGAGATGGCACGTTTCCGTATGTTCCCATTCCTTGCCAAGGCACGCCGTGTCGACTCGTACGGCGAGGGTCTTGACATTGGACAGTGGGTCCGCAAGGGccgcgagatcgaggaggacggcgagacggaggaggtgcgcgaTGCCAAGcggcgcaagctcgaggaggaggagaaggct gcgGTTCCTCCCGAGCCCCCATCCAAGTTCATCAGCAACAACGTTACACTACAGCCGCGCGCGTCGGTCGACTATGTCGACATGGACGGCATGCACGACGGACAGGCGATCAAGACGATTATTGCGGACCTGCAGCCACGCaagcttgtcctcgtcaagtCGAACAAGGCGTCGACggaggcgctcctcgaaTTCTTCaagtcgacgccgagcatAACGCGAGAGGTCTTCTATCCCGATACGAACGAATCTGTGCGCATCGGCGAGCACGTGCAGAGTTTCTCGCTGCAGCTTGGCGACAGCATATCGGCACTCCTGAGCGGAAAGTGGTCCAAGTTTGAGGGCTACGAAGTGGCGATGGTGGACGGCAAGCTGGCGTATGCGTCGGGCTCGACTGTGCCGCTTCTCGAGGCTCcgagcgtcgagctccCACCAATGGCAGAAGTGAAGGAGGAgccggaggcggaggctgTGGCCATGGCGGAAGTTGAGGCGGAAGCTGAGGCGGAAGCTGAGGCGGAAGCTGAGGCGGAAGCTGAGGCGGAAGCTGAGGCACCGATCGAGGcagccgaggcggccgaaGACATCgtgatggaggagggcaagccCGACATCGTAACAGACGAGCCGGCCACCATGGCAGACGAAGAGAcggccgccgacgaggcggtcaTTAAGGCTGAGCCAATCGAGGTACAGcttgaggtggaggttgcgCAGAAGCCCGTTCCGACCGGACCAGCATCTCTTCCCGGTTCGCTGTTTATTGGTGATCTGCGCCTTCTGGCACTCAAGAACCGGCTAGCTGGACAAAAGATCGACGCCCAGTTCGCTGGTGAGGGTGTGCTCGTGTGCGGTTCCGACAAAGGAAGCATGGTGGTTgtgcgcaagctcggcgcgggaCAGATCGTGCTCGAAGGAGCAGTTAGCAGGACATACTTTGCCGTCCGGAAGGAGCTCTACGGCTCGTATGCCCAAGTAACAGCGATGTGA